The following coding sequences are from one Epilithonimonas vandammei window:
- a CDS encoding T9SS type A sorting domain-containing protein: protein MKKINSFLVMVLLIFSNAFKAQTSTEHFETESNGSSSFTDNGVVFKILSHVGTFDVQGNYPGTGWNGTANDNRYIDNSGSTVSSPSFSIKTTSNLFKVNKFWMYLSDQNLNLNVAGTLTITGKLSGVTKFTQTKTTGFVTSLGTTNGYTLINMTNLNGQNYSNIVIDQLQITLGGAFRYAGLDAFTWVKDSNIVLAVEDTQNKAKDYVIYPNPATDYVSFNNAKDIQKVEIYDLSGKLVITSDKAEKVNVSQLEKGTYITKLKTQNETIDSKFIKK, encoded by the coding sequence ATGAAAAAAATCAATTCTTTCTTGGTAATGGTTTTATTAATCTTTTCCAATGCTTTCAAAGCGCAAACATCTACAGAGCATTTTGAAACAGAATCGAACGGGAGCAGTTCTTTTACGGACAATGGAGTTGTTTTTAAGATTCTTTCCCACGTAGGTACGTTCGATGTCCAAGGCAATTATCCCGGAACTGGCTGGAACGGAACGGCAAATGATAATCGTTATATTGATAACTCGGGTTCGACTGTTAGTTCCCCCTCTTTTAGCATTAAAACAACTTCTAATTTGTTCAAAGTAAACAAATTCTGGATGTATCTATCTGATCAAAATCTTAATTTGAATGTTGCAGGAACTCTCACAATTACTGGTAAATTATCGGGAGTTACCAAATTTACCCAAACCAAAACAACGGGTTTTGTTACTTCTTTGGGAACTACAAATGGGTATACCTTAATTAATATGACAAATCTGAATGGACAGAATTATTCTAATATAGTCATAGATCAACTTCAGATTACTTTGGGTGGAGCTTTTAGATATGCTGGTTTAGATGCTTTCACTTGGGTAAAGGATTCTAATATAGTTTTAGCGGTTGAGGATACTCAGAACAAGGCTAAAGATTATGTCATATATCCTAATCCGGCTACTGACTATGTAAGTTTTAATAATGCTAAGGATATTCAAAAAGTGGAGATTTATGATTTGAGTGGGAAACTGGTTATTACATCTGATAAAGCAGAAAAAGTAAATGTTTCTCAATTGGAAAAAGGAACTTATATCACAAAATTAAAAACACAAAATGAAACCATAGATTCTAAATTCATCAAAAAATAA
- a CDS encoding NAD(P)H-dependent flavin oxidoreductase, with the protein MNKITQLFNIKYPIVQGGMIWHSGWRLASAVSNNGGLGLIGSASMYPDILRENIRKCKAATDKPFGVNVALLYPNLEEIINIILEEGVKIVFTSAGNPKTYTETLKKEGIKVAHVVSSAKFAIKCQEAGVDAVVAEGFEAGGHNGRDETTTLCLIPNVRKHIDTPLIAAGGIGLGSQMRAAMTLGADGVQIGSRFAATVEASSHQNFKNKIIELKEGDTQLTLKELAPVRLVKNKFFQDLEGLYETGRNVEALKETLGRARAKRGMFEGDLVEGELEIGQVSALIDEILPVEKVFENLIKEFNEAKLDLTL; encoded by the coding sequence ATGAATAAAATCACCCAGCTGTTCAATATAAAGTACCCGATTGTACAAGGCGGAATGATCTGGCATTCCGGTTGGCGATTGGCTTCGGCAGTTTCCAATAATGGCGGATTGGGATTGATTGGCTCTGCAAGTATGTATCCTGATATCTTGAGAGAGAATATCAGAAAATGCAAAGCGGCTACGGATAAACCTTTCGGTGTGAATGTGGCTCTACTTTACCCAAATCTTGAAGAAATCATCAATATCATTTTGGAAGAAGGCGTAAAGATCGTATTTACATCCGCAGGAAATCCGAAAACTTATACAGAAACTTTGAAGAAAGAAGGCATTAAAGTCGCTCATGTAGTTTCAAGTGCAAAGTTTGCCATAAAATGTCAGGAAGCTGGAGTTGATGCGGTTGTAGCAGAAGGTTTTGAAGCTGGCGGACATAACGGGCGAGATGAAACGACCACGCTTTGCCTGATTCCTAATGTCAGAAAACATATTGATACCCCATTGATTGCAGCAGGTGGAATCGGATTGGGAAGTCAGATGCGTGCGGCAATGACTTTGGGCGCAGATGGTGTCCAGATTGGTTCTCGTTTTGCAGCAACGGTCGAGGCAAGTTCTCATCAGAATTTTAAAAATAAAATCATTGAACTGAAAGAAGGCGATACGCAATTAACATTGAAAGAATTGGCACCGGTTCGTTTGGTTAAGAATAAATTCTTCCAAGATTTGGAAGGTCTTTATGAAACTGGCAGAAATGTAGAAGCATTGAAGGAAACTCTCGGAAGAGCTCGCGCCAAACGTGGAATGTTCGAAGGAGATTTGGTAGAAGGCGAACTGGAAATCGGACAAGTCTCTGCTCTCATAGACGAAATTCTTCCTGTTGAAAAAGTCTTTGAAAACTTAATAAAAGAATTCAACGAAGCTAAATTAGATCTCACTTTGTAA
- a CDS encoding DUF4268 domain-containing protein — MFSKQEAQLLKKEFWTAFGKAFPRKWLLYDTKIKDFSFKFYADNKKAEVSIDIEMKDELFRNAYYEKIWSLESILEDEIGAFSKDEFYVLENGKVISRIWVEKSGVSIFNKQTWPDIFEFFVEKMDAFERLFYEYEDFIKDI; from the coding sequence ATGTTTTCTAAACAAGAAGCGCAACTACTCAAAAAAGAATTTTGGACGGCTTTCGGAAAAGCTTTTCCTAGGAAGTGGTTGTTATATGATACCAAAATCAAAGATTTTTCTTTCAAATTTTACGCAGATAACAAAAAAGCTGAGGTTTCTATTGATATTGAGATGAAAGATGAACTGTTCCGTAATGCTTATTACGAGAAGATTTGGTCTTTGGAATCCATTTTAGAAGATGAAATTGGAGCGTTTTCAAAAGATGAATTTTATGTTTTGGAAAATGGAAAAGTCATCAGTAGGATTTGGGTGGAGAAATCTGGAGTCAGTATTTTTAACAAGCAGACCTGGCCAGATATTTTCGAATTCTTCGTTGAAAAAATGGACGCTTTTGAGCGTTTGTTTTATGAATATGAGGATTTTATTAAGGATATTTAA